From Microbacterium sp. 10M-3C3:
CTCGCATTTCGTGTCGCTCGACACCGTGGTGGAGACGATGCGCCAGACGGGCATCGACATGTCCACGAAGTACAAGGAGACGAGCGAGGGCGGACTCGCCGTGAACGTCATCGAGTGCTGAGCGCGTGTCGCGGCGACGCTAGACGCCGTCGACGGCGCGGCCGCGCAGCTTCGCGGTGAGGTCGCGCAGTGCGACGAGCTCGTCGTGGGTGAGCGGCGACATCCGTTCGGCGATGGATGCGGCGTGCACGGCCGCGATGCGGCGGAACGCGGTGGCACCGGCCTCGGTGGCGCGCACGAGCGCGCCGCGACCGTCGTCGGGGTCGGGGCACTTCTCGATGAGGCCGCGAGCGACCATCCGATCGACCAGGCGCGACACGCTCGGCTGGCTGATGAGCATGTTCGCGGTGACCTCCCGCAGGCGCGCGGTCATGCCGGGCGCGCGCGTGACGGTGAGCAGGACGTCGTACTCGCCCTGGGCGAGATCGGTGCCGCTGAAGTCGCCGGCGATGTGCTCGAACACCTCGTGCTGGGCGCGGAAGAGGCTCTCCCACGCCTCCACGGCGAGGCGGCGATCGGTCATGGCATCCAGATTAGAGCCCCTCATAGGCTGAGGGCATGACGCTCGCGCGACGGATCCTCACGGCGGCGACCGGGAT
This genomic window contains:
- a CDS encoding MarR family transcriptional regulator; the encoded protein is MTDRRLAVEAWESLFRAQHEVFEHIAGDFSGTDLAQGEYDVLLTVTRAPGMTARLREVTANMLISQPSVSRLVDRMVARGLIEKCPDPDDGRGALVRATEAGATAFRRIAAVHAASIAERMSPLTHDELVALRDLTAKLRGRAVDGV